From a single Pochonia chlamydosporia 170 chromosome Unknown PCv3seq00010, whole genome shotgun sequence genomic region:
- a CDS encoding acetyl transferase (similar to Magnaporthe oryzae 70-15 XP_003719158.1), translating to MSQLGWFGSYALGYVPQPWRQPPQYDSFFTQLIEWAKHAITISDFVSGNMGRGGEYDPNLWTIPMEFTCSLFIFLALLAFSRLKPSARLRLEIFIVLYCLYYAYWQMFLFCGGMLLCDWSFYLTQIVPESTWGGSIIRIKPMVKIWGKVVDKYCQLRHAVWAASLILAIHVLGMPAVGYGLENSPGFKTLSTLVPANYAGAPTDFWMSLGAVWLILTIDRSPWLQKVFSMRIPQYLGKISFSLYLVHGPILYTLGWHLLKWCTKWTDDETNLQYGLGICIAACGFWPVVIWVADFVTRRVDTPAVRFGQWAYSELVWKEEEDSNLEMALIGS from the coding sequence ATGTCCCAACTTGGCTGGTTTGGTAGCTACGCTTTGGGTTATGTTCCACAACCTTGGCGGCAGCCTCCTCAGTACGACTCCTTCTTCACTCAACTTATTGAATGGGCCAAGCACGCCATTACAATAAGTGATTTTGTCTCCGGCAACATGGGTCGAGGTGGTGAATATGATCCCAACCTATGGACCATCCCGATGGAGTTTACGTGTTCCTTgttcatcttcctcgccctGCTGGCATTCTCAAGACTAAAACCGAGTGCCAGGCTGAGGTTGGAAATATTCATTGTTCTTTACTGTCTATACTACGCATACTGGCAGATGTTTCTCTTCTGTGGCGGGATGCTTCTCTGCGATTGGAGCTTCTATCTCACACAAATAGTGCCCGAATCGACTTGGGGAGGCTCTATTATACGCATAAAGCCAATGGTCAAGATTTGGGGCAAGGTAGTCGACAAATATTGCCAGCTCCGTCATGCCGTCTGGGCTGCTTCGCTCATCCTCGCTATTCATGTTCTAGGCATGCCTGCTGTTGGCTATGGTCTTGAGAACTCGCCAGGGTTTAAAACGCTGTCCACACTCGTACCAGCCAATTATGCAGGTGCTCCCACTGACTTCTGGATGTCACTCGGCGCAGTATGGCTAATTCTAACCATTGACCGCTCACCGTGGTTGCAAAAGGTCTTTTCGATGCGTATTCCCCAGTATCTGGGAAAGATCAGTTTTTCGTTATACTTGGTCCATGGTCCGATTTTGTACACCCTGGGATGGCATCTTCTTAAATGGTGCACCAAATGGACTGATGATGAAACAAATCTTCAATACGGACTGGGTATTTGCATCGCAGCTTGTGGGTTTTGGCCCGTGGTCATTTGGGTTGCTGATTTCGTTACACGGAGAGTCGACACTCCTGCTGTAAGATTCGGGCAATGGGCATACAGTGAGCTGGTatggaaagaagaggaagattcAAATTTAGAAATGGCTTTGATAGGAAGCTGA
- a CDS encoding sulfatase domain-containing protein (similar to Talaromyces stipitatus ATCC 10500 XP_002481940.1), translated as MELAGRAVSYGKSRLASRQFRIASRRILYYPTTFARVPGRKFLFSLTATSLLCAKCLHIYAHIKAIAPEDVVCWWLTFFTQDVFILLAVRLLLEQPHNCLNVSGFLQIVAVILATVITIIQLAVSAINIAFFAMLGSELRWRNIGLATDSASRPLFLKGTGTLILVLALLVLSARILEDVNYYLAGVALNCVKAPVVSLFRMCRCSSQRLDGSEYARVPSNDEEAHSPSEKDVTVSLAKPSNRTSRFLSTVIGMLLISQAILSVVRPIESSFTFLSWTPIIMPVVDFTRSTTLDRLFPLYNQTISRHLDEETALTDPIPLTWLPKLDDPLLGFEDWYPSKHDHYDHYDHYNATADPLNMPNFKDDLISPLRGQLDDVNIRHVMLIMLESTRKDVFPIKKDSFIWKQLAESWDNKTIPPKAEERIATLTPNANFITGDYADGFEHETKPVRGGINFNNNHPTGTYTLKSITGTLCGLTPLVVDQNLDYLNHYYQPCLPHIFKAFNSLEPSVGDGKNKWMNWFMMSVMGYFDRQDAMMSSIGYVYEEYVTKEYLQSEGATFGPTKVQQLGNDLPEVAIKDYLVNAFKTAKENDTRVFLTHLTSTAHWPYRMPDDEEYVPLVQEGKADSKLDLLSRYVNAVGYVDRWLGKILNILEDQGVINETLIVLVGDHGLSLPETGAASPYGVPNIGNFHVPLVFSHPHLPQIDVNTPVNSISILPTIIDLLIETGSLSMSEEQAARELLPNYEGLSLLRPLEKPSDDITHWQFTVLSPGGSQVAIRSVRNPQWRLILPVIEDIEWWFTNVDTDPHELDAVQAFDFTKFLKTIEETHGIEAARWAEEAAFVTRWYILDNAKRWRYKP; from the coding sequence ATGGAGCTGGCCGGTCGCGCCGTCTCTTACGGCAAATCTCGCCTGGCGTCTCGACAATTCAGGATCGCCAGTCGCAGAATCTTGTATTACCCGACGACTTTCGCTCGAGTACCGGGACGGAAGTTCTTATTTTCTCTTACCGCCACATCGTTGCTTTGTGCTAAATGCTTGCACATCTACGCACACATCAAAGCGATTGCACCTGAGGATGTGGTCTGTTGGTGGCTAACCTTTTTCACTCAAGATGTTTTCATTTTGCTGGCAGTAAGGTTGTTGCTTGAACAACCTCATAACTGCCTCAATGTTAGCGGCTTCCTCCAGATAGTAGCCGTCATCTTGGCCACCGTCATCACAATTATCCAACTGGCTGTTTCGGCAATAAACATAGCCTTCTTCGCTATGCTGGGCTCTGAACTTCGCTGGCGTAATATCGGTTTGGCCACTGATTCGGCGTCGCGGCCATTATTTCTGAAAGGCACTGGCACTCTTATACTGGTTTTGGCTCTCCTTGTGTTGTCAGCCCGAATCCTGGAGGATGTCAATTATTACCTTGCTGGAGTCGCTTTGAACTGCGTCAAAGCTCCGGTAGTTTCTCTTTTCAGAATGTGTCGATGCTCTAGTCAACGTCTTGATGGTTCAGAATATGCTCGAGTGCCCagcaatgatgaagaagcacatAGCCCTTCTGAAAAGGATGTTACCGTTTCACTCGCCAAACCGAGTAATCGCACATCGAGGTTCCTGTCAACGGTTATAGGCATGCTCTTAATATCTCAGGCTATCCTGTCGGTAGTGCGACCGATCGAAAGTTCCTTTACCTTCTTGTCGTGGACTCCGATAATAATGCCTGTTGTCGACTTCACCCGATCCACTACGCTCGACAGGTTGTTTCCGCTATACAACCAAACAATCAGCCGGCATTTGGACGAGGAGACTGCCTTAACAGATCCAATTCCTTTGACGTGGCTACCTAAACTCGACGATCCTTTGTTAGGGTTCGAGGACTGGTATCCGAGCAAACACGACCATTACGATCATTACGATCATTATAACGCCACGGCAGACCCGTTGAACATGCCAAACTTCAAAGATGATCTAATCTCTCCGCTGCGTGGCCAGCTGGATGATGTTAATATTCGCCATGTGATGCTTATCATGCTTGAAAGCACGCGCAAAGACGTATTTCCAATAAAAAAGGATAGCTTCATCTGGAAGCAGCTTGCAGAGAGCTGGGACAACAAAACGATACCACCGAAGGCAGAGGAGAGGATAGCAACTCTCACACCCAACGCCAACTTCATCACTGGAGACTATGCAGACGGCTTTGAGCACGAGACTAAGCCAGTTCGGggcggcatcaacttcaacaacaaccacccTACCGGCACGTACACCCTCAAAAGCATCACTGGGACTCTTTGCGGTCTCACGCCTCTTGTAGTTGATCAGAATCTGGATTACCTGAATCACTACTACCAGCCCTGCCTCCCCCACATCTTCAAAGCCTTCAATTCTCTGGAACCCAGTGTAGGTGATGGCAAAAACAAATGGATGAATTGGTTCATGATGTCAGTAATGGGATACTTTGACAGACAAGACGCCATGATGTCTAGCATTGGCTATGTTTATGAAGAGTACGTCACCAAAGAATATTTGCAGAGCGAAGGCGCAACATTTGGCCCAACGAAGGTGCAACAACTTGGAAACGACTTACCAGAAGTTGCCATTAAAGACTATCTTGTAAACGCGTTTAAAACAGCAAAAGAAAACGACACTCGAGTATTTCTGACGCATCTGACCAGCACGGCACACTGGCCATATCGAATGCCTGACGACGAGGAATATGTTCCCCTTGTGCAAGAGGGAAAGGCTGACAGCAAACTTGATCTTCTATCACGATATGTCAACGCGGTGGGGTATGTTGACCGCTGGCTGGGTAAGATTCTCAACATTTTGGAGGATCAAGGCGTCATAAATGAGACCTTGATCGTCCTCGTGGGTGACCATGGTCTCTCACTGCCCGAGACGGGGGCCGCTTCACCGTATGGTGTACCGAATATCGGCAATTTTCACGTCCCGTTGGTGTTTTCACATCCACACTTGCCACAGATTGATGTCAACACCCCGGTCAACTCGATCTCAATCTTGCCCACGATAATAGACTTGCTCATTGAAACGGGGTCGCTCTCAATGTCGGAGGAGCAGGCTGCGCGCGAATTGCTTCCGAATTACGAAGGACTGTCTCTTTTACGTCCGCTAGAAAAGCCTTCGGATGATATCACTCACTGGCAATTTACTGTCTTGAGCCCCGGAGGGTCACAAGTTGCTATCCGGAGTGTACGCAACCCGCAATGGCGGTTGATACTTCCGGTAATAGAGGACATTGAGTGGTGGTTTACGAATGTTGACACCGACCCGCACGAGCTGGATGCAGTTCAAGCGTTTGACTTTACCAAGTTCTTAAAAACCATAGAGGAGACACATGGCATTGAGGCAGCTAGGTGGGCCGAAGAGGCTGCTTTTGTTACGCGATGGTATATTCTCGACAACGCCAAACGATGGAGGTATAAGCCGTAA